GCTATTTCCAGATAGTCATTGTGGACATGATTCACGTACGAACTGAAGATCATCCCCTCTTTTTCATATACTTGATATGCCTTTTGGAAGTTACCGAAGCCGATACCGGTGACCCAGTTTTCCTTGATCCCATCGATGGTGGTGCGGGCAAACTCGGCGCGCCCGAAAGCCGGATCAATCACTTTTGCATCGATCTTCGTCCAGGCGCCAATCGTGTAGATCGAAAGGCCGATGAAAAGCACGAGGATGCCCAGCCCACTTATCCTGGAGCGCGCGGCCAGAAAAATGACGGATATCATAGTGATCGCCAGTCCGATGAGAACGCCAGCACGCGACCCGGCGGCTAAAAGCAGCAGCAGAAGCGTGACCAGTCCAAGCGCACCAGATACGAGGTGCCCACGGAACAAACCATAATAGACGACAAAAGGGATCGAAACAAAAAGCAGAGCCGAAAAATGGTTCTGATTGGCAAAAAGCCCGGCATTGATCGTAAAAGGCAACAATCCCTTGATGGCGATGTCATTAGAGAGCGAATACTGGATCGCCCCTGCCAGGCCGTTGCAGATGACGCCCATGAAAAAGAACGGCAGCAGGCCATAAACCTGTTCGATGCGCAAACGCGTCACGCTCAGGAAGAAGGCGGACGATGCCACAAGATAAAGCAGACATTCTATCGTTCGCCCGACTCCCACGCTGACGAACCGAAATCGGGTTTCTCCGGCCAGCCAAGGATTGCCCAGTAAAAAATCCGGCCGTAAGTGGCTGAAGAAGGCAGCGGGCAGCGGGACAACCTGAAGCACCAGCAACGCCCCGGCAAAGAAAAGCAACCACACGGCAAATCTGGGAGCGCCCTGGCTCGGTGTCCGGGAAAACACCACGGCCCCCGTGACGATCGCCATGATCTCGATCAGCGTGTCGGTATAGAGGCCACTTGCCGTGCCCCCACCAATCAGCAGGGAGACAAACAAAACCGAGCCGAGGAGATATTTATCCCATTCCGACGCCCGCTCGCTCACGACGAAATTCTCTCGATGTTCAATTTATGCATGATCAATGTGCCGACATATCGATACCGCCAGCTCTCGGCGATGGCGGCGGTTTCCAGCCTCAACAACTGCATGGGGCACGCAGTCGGCCCAATCGAAAAATCCTGGCTTAGAGTCTGGCGATTGAAGGTGCCTTCGGGAATCTTGAAGCGCGCCATTTCGCCGGCCGGGTCCACACACCTGATCGACCAGAACAAATCCTTTGGAAGCTTCAGATTCCGCGCGGATGCGATAAGCGATATCTTGTAGGAGCCTGGCGGCAATTCGATGTACTGCTGCAGGGCGGAGTTCTTGACCGGGGTGTTCAAGAACCTGATTGTCACCCCTTGCTCGCCCTCGACGGCCTCCTGGGATGTTGCAAAGGTGACGTCCATTCCCGACTGGTCACGAACCTGCCAGTCGAAAGGCTTGCCACTGAATACGGGTTCGAAGCTACCATTGAAAATATATCCGCCCAATTTCCGCTCCTGCTCGGACAGGCTGAACAGAAACAGCCGGTATGCCGGCTCGTATTGTTTCTGACGAATGTAGCCGCCGATCACGGTGGACAACTCGCGCGGTTTTGGCGGCGCGCCCGACGCTGTCAGATCGAGCAGCAGCCGATTCGCGGAATCGAGTCCTTGCGGCGTCTTGACGAGGGACGCGAACAGGCTGGCTCGCCATGGCGCCTCCGCCGTAATGGCCGTCAGCACTGCCTTGTAGCCGCCAGGATTGGAGAGGATCAGCGGCAACCCGTCAGCGATGGCGGAGAACCTGTCCGGCCAGCGCCGCAGCAATATATCGATCTCGCCGACGGCCTTTGACAGATCGCCTGTTTCAACCGAACGGCCAATCGACCTCTGCAACGCGTGTATTTCTGTCTTGGAAAGCTTTCGAGCCCGGTCGAAAAGCTCATAAGCCTGATCTCTTTCACCCTGCCGATACTTGATCTCGCCAAGCAGGCTGTAGAGACGCGCATCCCCGACATCAAAGCGAAGCGCACCCTCGGCCCTGGTAGCCAACGCCTCGAGATCAGGCGCCTTGCTTGTGTCATTCAGTTCGCCAGCGATCTCACCTATCAGCGCGTCGACGTTCAGAGGATTGAGCGCCAGGGAAACGGCAGGCGTCTCGGTCTCAAGAAATCGACTTAGCCCGATCGATGAAGCCACCAATACCAGAGCGAATGCGACGAACAAAACGCCTGAGCGCCGGAGATTTTGCATGAGCGGCATGGTCTGCTCCGTCATCGACTTTGCCCTCAATCCTTGGAGTATTCGATCCGTACTCGTAATACTGATAGTTCATATACTTATAGGCGTAGTTGTAATCGAACTTGTTGACGGAAAATTTGGACATCGCGGCGCCCACAACATTAGCGCCTGCGGCCCGCAGACGCTTCAATGCTGTCTTCGCCGACTTTCGTGTCACCTGATTGGTGGAGATCACCATCAATGTGCCTTCGGCAAGCCGGCTGAGAATGGGAGCATCCGAAAGCCCCACTACCGGCGGAGCATCGATGATGACCAGGTCGAAGCGCTTGCCAAGATTGGTGATGATCAACGCCATCTTCGGTGACGACAGCAGGTCGGCAGGGTTCGGGGGGATTGTTCCCGAGGTCAAAACAGCCACGTTGGGATATTTCGTTGCCCTGAATATCCCTGCCAGATCCTCCTTGCGGACGGTGTTGGTGAGGAGGTTGCTCAGGCCCATCGTGTTGTCGAGGCCGAACAGCCGATGGAGGTTCGGCTTTCTAAGATCGCCGTCGACAAGGAGAACCCTGGCGCCCAGAGCCGCAAAATCCTGGCCGAGCTTGAACGAGGTGGTCGACTTTCCCTCCGATGGCTCCGAGCTTGTGACCAGCAGCGATCGTGGTGCGCCTTCCGCGCCCGAGAACTGCAGGGACGTGCGCAGCGAACGGTAGGCTTCCGACAGCCCCGATTTCTGGTCGGCGATGCTGGCCGCAACCTCCCGGTCATCGACCATCGGCAAGATGCCGAGCATCGCCAGCCCGAGCTCCTTCTCGATCTGCTCGGGATTGGTGAAGGTGTTGTTCAACAGCTCGATGATGTAGATGACCGAGGCGCTCAGCGCCATGAACAGCGCCAGCGCAATGGCCAGATTGATACTCAGGCGTGGTGAATAGGGTCGCTCCGGCTGGGTCGCGAAATCAACGATGGCAGCACTTTGTGTCTTGAGTTCGGAGCTGACGCCAACCTCGTTCAGCTTGGCGATGAGGCTATCGTATTGCGACCGGTTCGAATCGACCTCGCGCTTGAGGATCGTGTATTTGATGTTCTTGTCATTGAAGACGACCTGCTGCTTTTCCATCTCAGCGAGTTTTGACTTTAGGTCGGCTTCCTTGTTCTGCGCTTCCTGATACTTCTGCCGCAGCGAATCCGTAATCGCCAGGACCCCGTTGGTATAGAGGCGCTGTAACTCCTTGATCTGCGACTGCAGCTGCTGCATTTCCGGGAAGCCGGGTTTCAGTATCCCGAGCTTCTGCTGATACTGGCTGGTCAGATCCGCCAGTTTTTCATTGAGTTTCTGCAGACCCACGCTTTCAAGAACCGGGCTCAGGCTTGCGCCGCGGCCCTTGTCTATCTGGTCCACCACTCGTCCGGCATCGAGACGGTCCTGGATTGCCGTGGCAAGCGCAGTGTTCAAGGCCTCGATGTTCGAGCCTATCAGCGATTTGTCATCGCCGGTGATCGTGATACCCGCATCCTTGGCGTACGCAACCAGTTCCTCCTCGGACTTCTGCAGCTTCTGCTTGACCTGCAAGACTTGTTCCTGGATGAACTGCCGCGCCAGATCGGAAGTCTCGCTGGTCTGGTCGACACGCTGATCTATAAAGCTCTGCGCAATCTGGTTGGCGACGTCACTTGCATATTTCGGTTTCTGGTCGACAAAGGTGATCGACAGCAGGCTGGTGTTGGTCACCAGATTGACGGTCAGATCATTCAGAATGCGGTTGATCGCAATGGTCTCGCGCTGCTCGGGCGTTTTTTCCTCGACGGAAGCCGATTTGGAAATCCCGAAGGCACGATAGAAAATATTGCTGAGCGAGAAGTCCGGCGTCGGAAACAGGAAATCGGGCTTTTCGCTCAGGCCCAACTGGAAGACCACGCGCTGGGCCAGCGCACGGCTTTTCAGCTTTTCACGCGCGGTCAGGAAGGCCCGCACGTCACTGTTTTCGGAAACCACCTCGATGTCCTGGAAAACCTTTGCCGAAGGGACCAGAACCTCCAGCTGGGTCGTCGCCTGATACTTCGGTGTCTGCATCATGGTCACGACGACACCGGCCACGAGCCCGGCGGCGGCCATCATGACAATCAGCCATCGATATTGAACAACGTAGAAAAGCAGCCTGAGCGGATTGAACCCCTGGTCCTGATCGGAATGGTCGCGGCCATACGGGCTATAGTTCTGCGCTCCATCATAATAGAGATCCGCGGACACAGCCTGACCGTGTCCGGGACCTGCGATTTGATGCTGACTGTTGCGATCGAGCATAGTGCGGGCGGTCCTGGGTTACATAAATTCGAGTTGGCCGCGGCGCGGACTATGGCGCAAGAACGCCAATTCTTACGGCGCTTGATGCAACTCCAAGTGCGTCCTTGAGGTTGTTCAGAGCAATTTTGGATTTCGAGGCAAACACAACAACCTTGTCGCCGCCATAGATCCGCGGATTACGGTTCTTGCCGGCACGAATTTCCTCGACATTGTAATTCGCCACCAGCGTATTTTGACCGATATTGCGGTAGACGAAGACCTTCGCCGCATCGCCGACGTTATTGAAGCCCCCAGCAAGCGCCACAGCATCGATCAGGGAGGCATTGCTCGACACCGGATAGATACCGGCCCTGTTGACCTCGCCGTCGACCGTTATGCGCTGGCCGATCGATTCCTTGACGAAGATGGTGACATCGGGCGACTGCAGATACTTGGCGCCATAGGCGGTCTCGATTTCCTTCTCGAGCTGCCGGACGGTCTTCCCCGCCGCGGTCAGCGTTCCGATGAGCGGAAGGGAAATCTGCCCGCTGGCATCGACCTGGACGGTCCTGTTCAGATTATCGACCTGGAATACGTTCACTTCGAGCACATCGTTTGGAGACAAGGGCTGCTCGCTGCCATTCTGGGTGTTTTGCGGCGCGGGCAGGTCCTTGACGACCCGTAGGGCTCCCCCACCCGAAAGCGGCGTCGACGTTGACGCGAGTTGCAGCGCATCGACCGAACTTGATGTCGGCGTTGACGAGGTGCTTGAGCAAGCCGACATGGACAATGCGAGGAGCGCGGCCACTGCCAGGCGTTTCGTGAAGCAAGCGCCGATCATACCGACCCACCCTTGAACAACCGCCCCAATCCCGCGAAGCGCCCAGCTTTGGCTGCGCCAGTTTTCGCATGCGCCTTGCCAATGGGCTCAAGCGGACGGTTCGCCAATATGTCGTTCGGGCGCTTCACCACCATATTGTAGACCTCATCTTCCCCGCATCGCTTCGCCGCGGCGACAACCGCCTGGGACAGGCCGGGCCGCCGCCGCCTGGCACCATGGGTGTCCGACGCAATAATATCCACTCTACCTTCGTCTATCAGCTTTTCCGAATAGTAAAGTGCCGAACGTCCAAAAGCACCGATAACTGAGTCGGCGGTAATCTGGATAAGACAGCCTGCCGCGTTCAATCTTTCAACAACATCGTAATTGGCCTTGATCCAGGTCAGGCGCTCGGGATGGGTAAGAATCGGGACGAAGCCGGAATTGATGAGCCGCGCGGCAAGTTCTTCCAGGCGCGGTGGCAGAACATGATGCGGCGGCTCGAATAGAAAATAGCGGGAGCTGTTCAACGTCGGCACGGAGCCTTCAGCCAATCGCTCGGGAAGATCAGGCGCTACATGAACATCGGCGCCGACATGCAGCACAAGCGGTATGCCGGCACCGCGCAACTCCTGTTCCAGGGCCTGAACGGCGCGGGCGATGTTCGCCGTTGCGTTCTCATAAATGCCCGGCGTGATATGCGGCGTGCACGCCATCTCGGTCGTCCCATCAGCCACCGCCTGCCGCGCCATCTGGAGCGATTCAGCAAGACTTGGCGAACCGTCGTCGAGGCCCGGCAGGATATGGGAATGCAGATCGATCATTAGCGTTTCTCGCTGCCCCGAGACAAGGCAGCCATTCCACCCCGGCAAAAGACAAATGCGTCACCCGCGATGGCGAATGACGCATTTGACAAAATCAACAAGACGACTGGCGTCAGCTCCGGCTACCTGCTGACAGAATTGTCGTCATCGTGCAGGCTGAGGATCAGTGCCGCCGCGCCGCCGACAGCGCCACCGCCCAGCAGAACCGGCACTAGGCCAGGCCCCGAACCGGCAGGCACGACCGTGGCTTCCGGCGTATTGAGCGACACGCACATGCCACCCTCCACCGGATCAACCATCACGGTCGCGTTCGCGGGAACATCGAGCGCGCAATTCGCGCCGACGCTCAGCGACGCGGAAGCCTGCGCCCCTGTCATGATGCGCGCGCCCGAATAAACCGGCGCCTCGCCCTTCACCGGCGCGTAACCGCCGGCCTGGGACATCTGCACATCGCCACTGACCTGCGTGATCGCGCCGACGGCGCTGCCGGTAACGGGCATCGCCGCGAGGCAGGAGCACGACTTCGCAGCCTGCGCGAATGCGCTGCCAGATGCCGAAAAAGAAGCGCCGGCGATCACTGCCACGAAGGCGAAGCCAACCCCAAGCCGATGACAAACTTTCATGCCCACCCCTCTAGAACCCCGCCCCGCCAGGGCAAACCACATCGCGCCAATCAAAAGCTAAAGCGATATGGTTAACGAACCAGATAAACCACATTGCCCGGCGCCGAAATACTCAACCCCATCAAATCCAGGCGTCGCGACCGCGCCCCACAAAAGCCAGAACAGCTCCGTGGCCGCGACCCTATACCTTAGCGGCTGACGCCGTTGCCATCATCCTGCGTTGCCGCAAGCACGCCACTGGTGAGGAGCGCGCCCGTAAAAATCATCTCCGGCGGGCCAAACCCGCCACCACCATTCGACGGAATGGCGGCCGTATGCTCCGAGCCCACGACCCTGAGGCAGATGTTGTTCTCGACGCGGGAAATATCGAGGGTCGAATTCGCCGGCACATCAAGATTGCAGCCGCCGACACGGACGGATGCAATCCCCTTGGGGCCGACCACGACACGGCTGCCGAAATCCAGGGCGCTTCCCGCCTTGGCAGGACCATAACCAGCCGTCTGCGCCACCATCACGTCGCCATCGACGCGCAGAATGGACCCGATCGCGCTTGCCGACCCCTGGTAGGCGGTCGCGCAGCTGCATGCCGCCTCCTCGGCGAATGACGAAACCGGAACCAATGCAACGGTAGCGACAAATCCGGCCAGCGCGCTTTTCATAACAAGGTTCATCTGTCTTGGATCCTCATTGTCCTGCGTACCCTCAGACCCGCCCAAATCAAAGGTACCTAAATCAGCCCGTAACAGCTTTTGACCTTAATTCCAACCCATTTCGCACATGCGAGACGATTTTTCACCTCTGCGTGCCTCAATGACTACAGTAATTTAGCCGGACCGAATAGACCATTTCTGATTTTTGGTTACGAACTTCCAACTCATTCAAAATCAACTCAGAATATCATGTCAACGTGATTGTAATCAATCGAAGGCTTATCGAGAGCTATACGCCACTGTTTATGTGTATTTCTCCGAAATTGACAAAACAACGGCATTGCCGTGCATATGCGAATTACATTGTATTGTACTGATGACAAGGGCGCTCGCCCGTCCCCATCCCGCACCCAGGCACACAGCCCGTTGACGGGCTACCAGCGAAGCCCGGGGCAATCAGGCCGATGCCTGGTCAGCACGGCTTGTAGGCATCGCCCGCCTGTGCCGGCTGGCCGCACAGCATGCCGCCCTGGGTGAGCCTTGCAGCCAGATCCGCACCGTCCGGCGTCAGACATTGCACAACAAGAGCATCACCGAACCTGGACGCGACCTTGCCGTCACAAGGCGTGCCGGCGCCGACCGGCTTGCAGGTGACCGCAAGCCCTTGATAATCGCGCCGCGCCGCCTGCGTGATCAGCTGCCGCAACGCCTGCGGCTTCGTGAAGGCGGCACCGCAGAGCAGGATCTTGCGGCCACCGACGCGGAGGTCATCGATGGCCTGGATGTTGAGCTTGCCGTCGAAGGGCTGAACGACGGCAACGGGTTTAGGGGGCGGCGGCGCGCCTTTCTGTTGCATGATGATGGCCATGAAACCCACGGTAAAGACCAACACCACAAGTGCAAGCAGGCCTATTTTTCTGAAAGACAAAACCGCCCCGTCATGACTTCAAGCGACGCCCCTCCCCGGCCTGACCACCGCCTGTGCGCTGGCCGGACAGCGGATCGATGCCGGTTTTCCTTTTGATAGCCTCCACAATGGAAACACCTTCCGTGGCGGACTCGCTTATGATTTCGCTGACCTTGGCATCAACCAGGGTGCGATACCAGAACCCCTGCAGGACATGGAAATAGAAACCAGCCCGCCCGTCGAGAAAGCCCAGGCGAACGATGTATCTGTAAAGAAAGTATAGCGCCGAACGAAGCCCGGTGGGCATTCGCAGATAGACAGAATTCTTGATGAACCGCTTGGCTCTTGCCTGAAGAGCAAGCCTGCCTCCCCTCTCCTGTCGGTTGTCCATTCCGGAGAAGCCATGAGATCGGGCCAGAATATCTATGGCTTCCCGGGAGGCATAGGCATTGTGCTTTTCCGTCCACCAGGTCAGGGAGTTCAGATTGATATCCGAGATGACGACGTCCGATTTCTGGGTCAGTCCCTCAACGACGATATGCTCATCCATCCACCTTTGCTCGCACCGGCCGCGCCCGTTGCGCCAGAGCCGCAGCTGCCAGCTGGGCTCGATGCCGCCGCGCTTGATGGCAGAGCCCAGAAAATAGATTCGACGGCGGATCAATATGCCGTCCACATCGCTTGCAACCCTTTCGGCCAGTACCGCGAGCGGCTCTGGTGGCGTCTCGAGGACTTCGTCGGCGTCGATCCGAAGCAACCAACCTGGCAAGTTGGAGAGATGGTCGATTGCAAAATTGACTTGGGTGGCGTGATTCACCCAATCATTGCCGATGACGGATGCGCCGAGCCTTCTGGCGATATCAACTGTCCGATCCGTTGATCCGCAGTCGACAACGGTAATGCTCGTGCAATGACTATCAATGCTTCTTATGCACCTTTCGATATGCTTTTCTTCGTTATAGGTCAGTATGATGGCGTGAATTTCTTGCATCAACCGTGGCGCCGCCGCGCAATCGACATCATGGCTTTGCCATCGCCTTCCCGTCCCGCCGGCGCGGCCGGATCCTTTTGGCCGGGTTTCCACCAACAACCGACCAGGGATCCACGTCACGCGTCACGACCGCCCGCGCCAGGACGACCGAGCCGGCTCCAATCATCACGCCCGGAGCAATGAAGGCCTCCGCCGCAACCCAGCAATCATCGCCCAGATCGATGGGCGCACCAATCAGTGCAAAATCGCCGGAGTCGTAGTCGTGGCTTGCCGTGCAGAGAAATGACCTCTGGCTTACGATTGCACGCTCCCCAAGCCGGATGCGCGCAACATTGTAGCACTCGACGCCCTCTGCCAGGCAGCTATCACGCCCCATAAGCAGATTCCATGGGGCCCAAATGCGCGCACTTGGATATGGGTGGGCACCGGCGCCAATCCGGGCACCAAACAGCCTCAGGAGGAAGCGGCGCCAAAAATGACAAGGAACCGGAGATGGCCGATAGAGAAGCAGCCAAACCGCTCGCCATATCAATCGCGCGAATTTATCGGAAAGACCGGGGCGTTCTAATTTGGGTAGTGCCATTTCTCTCGCAACTTTTCGGGTTCCCGGCACTTACAGACAGACGTCTTTCCTGAATTCATTTCCCTTGGTCTCGCTTGTAAAAGCACTCTGGCCGATCTGTATTTTCTTCAACGAGCCAACGATAGACCGACGCTGTCTGACGCCCAATCTTGTCCCATCCAAAATCACGCGCCATCCATTCTCGGCCACGCGCGCCCATCGCCCGCCGTTCGTCCGCGGAAAGCGACATGGCGCTCCGCAATGTCGTTGCCATCGCATCCACACCATGATCAATCCACCACCCGCAACCATGTGCCACTAACCCGGCCCATGGAGCGCCTTTGGTGGAGATCACGGGCGTGCCGCAACTCAGGCTCTCCGCCACTGTGAGCGCGAAGTTCTCAGTTAGGCTGGGCAAAGCGAACAGCTCCGCGCGCCTGAGAAGATCGATTTTCTGCCCGCCGAATACAGCGCCGGAGATTTCGACATTCCTCAAATTGAGCGACTTCGCGAGGTCTTGCAATTGATCTGCGTAACCGAGTTCACTCGGCCCAACAATCTTCAAATCCCATCCAGAGAAATCAGGTTCGATCATTGCCCACGCTTTAACGAGCTGATCCAAAGCCTTTATAGGATGAACGCGGCCGATCGATATGACCCGAGGTCTATCGGCATCCCCGGAGAGTTGAGCTGGCTCATCTTCAGAAGGATCAATTCCGTTCGGGATAACCGCTATTGGTTGCTTGAGACCAAAGCCAACAATCTCCTCAGCTTCCGCAGCGCTGGTCGCATGAAGGACACGAGCCTGCCGCAGGGCGGAATCCTGATAGAGCCATCGGCTCAGCCGTTTCTTTCCCGGAGAGAAGGCGAGTGCCCTTGGCGCCAACATCCCGTGTGGCGACACGACCACGGGTTTTGCAGTTTGACGTGCCCATTGCAAGACGCTTCGCGAATGATGCATCCAGAGACCGTGGGTATGAACGATATCCGGGTTCCACTTTCGGAGCTCAGTGACCAATCGCGGCACATAGCCGAACGATGCAGGACCAAAGCTTGGGAGAACGAGAGCTTCTGCCCCTTTCCAAGTGCCCGGGCCGCTTTCTTCCCAAAGGGGATCATTCGATCCAAACACGCGAACGTCGAGGCCCCGAGCTGCAACGGCGGCCGAGAGTGACTCGACTGCTGCGGCCACGCCCGCCCCATGACGTGACAGGCTCGCCGTAACAAATGCCACCCTGATTGCGTTCATTTACCTATGGACATCCGGCGCAAATTCAGCGGCCCTTAACGTCGTCGCGAGTCAGCGCTTCAACCATCGCGCAAAATCGCTCAGCCATGACAGCACTGTTGAAGGCATTTGTGGTCGTGAGCACAGCAGCGGCAGACATTCTGTTTAAACGCTCAGAATCCCCCAAAGCCCGAGAGATCACCTGCGAAAGACCCGATGCCTCGTTGCTCGGAAAATTCAACCCGTTAACGCCGGTCTTGAACGCCGCGTATTCCGGCATGTGCTCTCGACGGTTCTCGTGCAGAA
The nucleotide sequence above comes from Mesorhizobium shangrilense. Encoded proteins:
- a CDS encoding polysaccharide biosynthesis/export family protein; the protein is MIGACFTKRLAVAALLALSMSACSSTSSTPTSSSVDALQLASTSTPLSGGGALRVVKDLPAPQNTQNGSEQPLSPNDVLEVNVFQVDNLNRTVQVDASGQISLPLIGTLTAAGKTVRQLEKEIETAYGAKYLQSPDVTIFVKESIGQRITVDGEVNRAGIYPVSSNASLIDAVALAGGFNNVGDAAKVFVYRNIGQNTLVANYNVEEIRAGKNRNPRIYGGDKVVVFASKSKIALNNLKDALGVASSAVRIGVLAP
- a CDS encoding glycosyltransferase family 2 protein; this encodes MQEIHAIILTYNEEKHIERCIRSIDSHCTSITVVDCGSTDRTVDIARRLGASVIGNDWVNHATQVNFAIDHLSNLPGWLLRIDADEVLETPPEPLAVLAERVASDVDGILIRRRIYFLGSAIKRGGIEPSWQLRLWRNGRGRCEQRWMDEHIVVEGLTQKSDVVISDINLNSLTWWTEKHNAYASREAIDILARSHGFSGMDNRQERGGRLALQARAKRFIKNSVYLRMPTGLRSALYFLYRYIVRLGFLDGRAGFYFHVLQGFWYRTLVDAKVSEIISESATEGVSIVEAIKRKTGIDPLSGQRTGGGQAGEGRRLKS
- a CDS encoding GumC family protein, producing the protein MLDRNSQHQIAGPGHGQAVSADLYYDGAQNYSPYGRDHSDQDQGFNPLRLLFYVVQYRWLIVMMAAAGLVAGVVVTMMQTPKYQATTQLEVLVPSAKVFQDIEVVSENSDVRAFLTAREKLKSRALAQRVVFQLGLSEKPDFLFPTPDFSLSNIFYRAFGISKSASVEEKTPEQRETIAINRILNDLTVNLVTNTSLLSITFVDQKPKYASDVANQIAQSFIDQRVDQTSETSDLARQFIQEQVLQVKQKLQKSEEELVAYAKDAGITITGDDKSLIGSNIEALNTALATAIQDRLDAGRVVDQIDKGRGASLSPVLESVGLQKLNEKLADLTSQYQQKLGILKPGFPEMQQLQSQIKELQRLYTNGVLAITDSLRQKYQEAQNKEADLKSKLAEMEKQQVVFNDKNIKYTILKREVDSNRSQYDSLIAKLNEVGVSSELKTQSAAIVDFATQPERPYSPRLSINLAIALALFMALSASVIYIIELLNNTFTNPEQIEKELGLAMLGILPMVDDREVAASIADQKSGLSEAYRSLRTSLQFSGAEGAPRSLLVTSSEPSEGKSTTSFKLGQDFAALGARVLLVDGDLRKPNLHRLFGLDNTMGLSNLLTNTVRKEDLAGIFRATKYPNVAVLTSGTIPPNPADLLSSPKMALIITNLGKRFDLVIIDAPPVVGLSDAPILSRLAEGTLMVISTNQVTRKSAKTALKRLRAAGANVVGAAMSKFSVNKFDYNYAYKYMNYQYYEYGSNTPRIEGKVDDGADHAAHAKSPALRRFVRRIRSGIGGFIDRAKSIS
- a CDS encoding glycosyltransferase, whose translation is MNAIRVAFVTASLSRHGAGVAAAVESLSAAVAARGLDVRVFGSNDPLWEESGPGTWKGAEALVLPSFGPASFGYVPRLVTELRKWNPDIVHTHGLWMHHSRSVLQWARQTAKPVVVSPHGMLAPRALAFSPGKKRLSRWLYQDSALRQARVLHATSAAEAEEIVGFGLKQPIAVIPNGIDPSEDEPAQLSGDADRPRVISIGRVHPIKALDQLVKAWAMIEPDFSGWDLKIVGPSELGYADQLQDLAKSLNLRNVEISGAVFGGQKIDLLRRAELFALPSLTENFALTVAESLSCGTPVISTKGAPWAGLVAHGCGWWIDHGVDAMATTLRSAMSLSADERRAMGARGREWMARDFGWDKIGRQTASVYRWLVEENTDRPECFYKRDQGK
- a CDS encoding tyrosine-protein phosphatase, with the protein product MIDLHSHILPGLDDGSPSLAESLQMARQAVADGTTEMACTPHITPGIYENATANIARAVQALEQELRGAGIPLVLHVGADVHVAPDLPERLAEGSVPTLNSSRYFLFEPPHHVLPPRLEELAARLINSGFVPILTHPERLTWIKANYDVVERLNAAGCLIQITADSVIGAFGRSALYYSEKLIDEGRVDIIASDTHGARRRRPGLSQAVVAAAKRCGEDEVYNMVVKRPNDILANRPLEPIGKAHAKTGAAKAGRFAGLGRLFKGGSV
- a CDS encoding tetratricopeptide repeat protein: MTEQTMPLMQNLRRSGVLFVAFALVLVASSIGLSRFLETETPAVSLALNPLNVDALIGEIAGELNDTSKAPDLEALATRAEGALRFDVGDARLYSLLGEIKYRQGERDQAYELFDRARKLSKTEIHALQRSIGRSVETGDLSKAVGEIDILLRRWPDRFSAIADGLPLILSNPGGYKAVLTAITAEAPWRASLFASLVKTPQGLDSANRLLLDLTASGAPPKPRELSTVIGGYIRQKQYEPAYRLFLFSLSEQERKLGGYIFNGSFEPVFSGKPFDWQVRDQSGMDVTFATSQEAVEGEQGVTIRFLNTPVKNSALQQYIELPPGSYKISLIASARNLKLPKDLFWSIRCVDPAGEMARFKIPEGTFNRQTLSQDFSIGPTACPMQLLRLETAAIAESWRYRYVGTLIMHKLNIERISS
- a CDS encoding O-antigen ligase family protein, which translates into the protein MSERASEWDKYLLGSVLFVSLLIGGGTASGLYTDTLIEIMAIVTGAVVFSRTPSQGAPRFAVWLLFFAGALLVLQVVPLPAAFFSHLRPDFLLGNPWLAGETRFRFVSVGVGRTIECLLYLVASSAFFLSVTRLRIEQVYGLLPFFFMGVICNGLAGAIQYSLSNDIAIKGLLPFTINAGLFANQNHFSALLFVSIPFVVYYGLFRGHLVSGALGLVTLLLLLLAAGSRAGVLIGLAITMISVIFLAARSRISGLGILVLFIGLSIYTIGAWTKIDAKVIDPAFGRAEFARTTIDGIKENWVTGIGFGNFQKAYQVYEKEGMIFSSYVNHVHNDYLEIAFEGGILAVVLMAIYFMFLLVSYAGIRREPLQKAAFLSVSFLLVHSLVDYPLRTAALAMTFAYMNAIIFHRGFADRSSQKRALMEIDHNGDKLFVPIGASS